A region of Marmota flaviventris isolate mMarFla1 chromosome 11, mMarFla1.hap1, whole genome shotgun sequence DNA encodes the following proteins:
- the Tmem177 gene encoding transmembrane protein 177 yields MAGPLWRVSAFIQRHRTALLVGSCTGLFGAQISYHLFPDPVVQWLYQYWPQGQPAPLSSELQSLFQEVLQDMGVPSGHYYKPFTTFTFQPVSAGFPRLPAGAVIGIPASFLGGPVTNSDHPVVIHGQRVDWQTPAGTRLRDALTLSRDAQKFALAKEVVYLETSAAALQALPAPACLAGTWALSVGAKHALGLYGGPMNIRAAFNLVAAVAGFVAYAFSADSLTHALEGWLDRRTASLSTAYARGGVEFYEKVLSGNLALRSLLGRRGEKLYTPSGNIVPRHWFRIKHLPYTTRRDSVLQIWRVAPNPGRS; encoded by the coding sequence ATGGCTGGTCCCCTGTGGCGGGTCTCAGCCTTCATACAGAGACACAGGACAGCCCTTTTGGTGGGTTCCTGCACAGGCCTGTTTGGAGCTCAAATCTCGTACCACCTCTTCCCGGATCCCGTGGTCCAGTGGCTTTACCAGTACTGGCCCCAGGGCCAACCGGCCCCACTCTCCTCAGAACTACAAAGCCTCTTCCAAGAGGTCCTGCAGGATATGGGCGTCCCTTCTGGCCACTACTACAAGCCCTTCACCACCTTTACCTTCCAGCCTGTGAGTGCCGGCTTCCCAAGACTCCCTGCCGGGGCTGTCATAGGCATCCCTGCCAGCTTCCTTGGTGGCCCAGTAACCAACAGTGATCATCCTGTGGTCATACATGGGCAAAGAGTAGACTGGCAGACCCCAGCAGGCACCCGTCTAAGAGATGCCCTGACCCTCTCCCGTGACGCCCAGAAATTTGCCTTGGCCAAAGAGGTGGTATACCTGGAGACTAGTGCAGCTGCCCTGCAGGCCCTGCCAGCCCCAGCTTGCCTGGCAGGAACCTGGGCACTGAGTGTGGGTGCCAAGCATGCACTAGGGCTGTATGGAGGCCCCATGAACATACGAGCTGCCTTCAACTTGGTGGCAGCAGTGGCAGGCTTCGTGGCCTATGCCTTCTCCGCAGACTCTCTTACTCATGCCCTGGAAGGTTGGCTGGACCGCCGCACTGCCTCCCTGTCTACAGCCTACGCCCGAGGTGGAGTGGAATTCTATGAGAAGGTTCTGTCAGGCAACCTGGCCCTGCGCAGTCTCTTGGGCAGACGCGGGGAGAAGCTGTATACACCCAGTGGGAACATTGTCCCCAGACACTGGTTCCGCATCAAGCATTTACCCTACACAACCCGCCGGGACTCTGTACTGCAGATATGGAGGGTAGCACCCAACCCAGGCCGCTCCTGA